From Pedobacter indicus, a single genomic window includes:
- a CDS encoding TraG family conjugative transposon ATPase codes for MIKEGGVMAKPIDIEKIMPIYKVENDVLVSTTGDITIGFEIELPEIFSLSNSEYEALHQTWIKAIRVLPQHSCFHKQDWFVKDAYKPAFDKQPTKDSMSFLSRSSERFFNERPFLNHACYVFLTKKAKGRRQSTSAVSSLFRRSVVPSEMLETETVNDFVDKANQFQRILLDSGLVKVAQLNTDQLIGTKKESGILERYHFLQDGSQSRSITDIHLKDGIRVGDKRCQLFSLVDVENLPSLCGARITYDRYSTDRTKCSVGFVSPLGQLLNCNHIFNQYIFIDDQSKTLKRLESKRLRLQSLSAYSRENAVGRDATQDFLNEAVSQQRLPVKSHLNLLAWSDNPADRKPLKTMISSALAQMDATPKQETDGAPQIWWAGIPGNAAEFPMNDTFDTFLEQACCFLNMETGYRTSISPIGIRLGDRLTGRPVHVDISDEPMERGVCTNRNKFILGPSGSGKSFFTNHMLRSYYEQGAHVLLVDVGHSYKGLCDLVGGYYFTYDERSPIRFNPFYISPGDTLDTEKKESLKSLILALWKKEDEVLERPEYVALSNALQGYYEKLDRELDLYPCFNTFYDYLRSDFAEQLKTDNVKERHFDLDNLLYVLRPFYKDGEFGYLLNATENLELLNERFIVFELDNIKDHPILFPVVTLIIMETFISKMRKLKGVRKMILIEEAWKAIAKEGMAEYIKYLFKTVRKFFGEAIIVTQEVEDVISSPIVKETIINNSDCKILLDQSKYQNKFDMIQELLGLTEKEKVQVLSVNKSNDPKRRYKEVFISLGGQLSKVYRTEVSLEEYLAYTTEESEKMKVQQYAEKYGSMEKGIAILANELKNE; via the coding sequence ATGATAAAGGAAGGAGGGGTGATGGCGAAGCCGATTGACATCGAGAAAATAATGCCGATTTATAAGGTTGAAAATGATGTACTGGTTTCAACAACCGGGGATATCACGATCGGGTTTGAAATCGAGCTCCCGGAGATATTCTCACTTTCGAATAGCGAGTATGAGGCATTGCACCAGACATGGATAAAAGCGATACGGGTATTACCCCAGCATAGCTGCTTTCATAAGCAGGATTGGTTTGTGAAAGATGCTTATAAACCCGCTTTCGATAAGCAACCGACCAAGGATTCTATGAGTTTTCTGTCAAGAAGCAGTGAACGGTTCTTCAATGAACGTCCGTTTTTGAACCATGCATGCTATGTTTTTCTCACTAAAAAGGCAAAGGGTAGGCGCCAGTCGACTTCAGCTGTTTCCAGTTTATTCCGCAGGTCAGTAGTTCCTTCCGAGATGTTAGAGACGGAAACTGTTAACGATTTCGTAGACAAAGCGAATCAATTTCAAAGGATATTGTTAGATAGCGGCTTAGTAAAAGTTGCACAGCTAAATACGGATCAGTTGATTGGAACGAAGAAGGAAAGCGGAATATTAGAACGTTATCACTTTTTGCAAGATGGTAGTCAGTCACGATCGATCACGGACATCCATTTAAAAGATGGGATCCGGGTTGGAGATAAACGGTGCCAACTGTTCAGTCTGGTTGATGTTGAAAACCTGCCGTCTCTTTGTGGAGCTCGAATCACCTATGATCGATATAGCACTGACCGAACAAAGTGCAGTGTAGGCTTCGTTTCACCATTGGGGCAACTGCTCAACTGCAACCACATTTTTAACCAATACATTTTTATTGATGATCAGTCTAAAACCTTAAAAAGGTTGGAATCGAAACGGTTGAGGTTACAGTCCCTATCCGCCTATTCAAGAGAGAACGCAGTTGGCCGAGACGCCACTCAGGATTTTCTGAACGAAGCGGTCAGTCAGCAACGCTTACCGGTCAAGTCGCATTTAAATCTTTTAGCCTGGAGTGACAACCCTGCGGATAGAAAGCCATTAAAGACGATGATTTCATCCGCTCTGGCACAGATGGACGCGACTCCGAAACAGGAAACGGATGGTGCCCCTCAGATTTGGTGGGCAGGTATACCGGGCAATGCAGCGGAGTTTCCAATGAACGATACATTTGATACCTTTCTCGAACAAGCATGCTGTTTTCTGAATATGGAGACAGGCTATAGGACATCGATCAGTCCGATAGGTATCAGATTGGGCGATCGGTTGACCGGTAGACCAGTGCACGTCGATATTTCAGATGAACCCATGGAACGAGGGGTTTGCACGAACCGCAACAAGTTCATTTTGGGTCCCTCTGGGTCAGGAAAGTCTTTCTTTACCAACCACATGTTACGAAGCTATTATGAGCAGGGTGCGCACGTTTTATTGGTGGACGTGGGACACAGCTATAAAGGCTTATGCGATCTTGTTGGAGGTTATTACTTTACCTATGATGAAAGGAGCCCCATCCGTTTCAACCCCTTTTACATCAGTCCCGGCGATACGTTGGATACAGAAAAGAAGGAAAGTCTGAAGAGCTTGATCCTTGCATTGTGGAAAAAAGAGGATGAGGTGCTGGAAAGGCCAGAATATGTGGCCCTATCCAATGCGCTGCAAGGCTACTATGAAAAGTTGGATAGGGAACTCGATCTGTATCCTTGCTTTAATACTTTCTACGATTATCTCAGGTCAGATTTTGCCGAGCAGCTTAAAACCGATAATGTAAAGGAAAGACATTTTGATCTGGACAATCTGCTCTATGTTTTGAGACCATTCTATAAGGATGGTGAGTTTGGCTATCTGCTCAATGCAACAGAGAATCTTGAATTATTGAATGAGCGGTTTATCGTATTCGAATTGGATAACATCAAAGATCACCCGATACTTTTCCCCGTTGTGACGCTGATTATTATGGAAACCTTTATCAGCAAGATGCGGAAACTGAAAGGGGTTCGTAAGATGATCCTGATTGAGGAAGCATGGAAGGCGATCGCCAAAGAGGGGATGGCCGAATATATCAAATACCTTTTTAAAACGGTTCGTAAATTCTTTGGAGAGGCAATTATCGTTACCCAAGAGGTAGAGGATGTAATCAGTTCTCCGATAGTCAAAGAGACCATCATCAATAACTCCGATTGTAAAATTCTGTTGGATCAGAGCAAATACCAAAACAAATTCGACATGATACAGGAGTTGTTGGGCTTAACCGAAAAGGAAAAAGTACAGGTTCTTTCTGTCAATAAATCGAACGATCCAAAACGTCGGTATAAAGAGGTGTTTATCAGTCTCGGAGGACAATTGAGCAAGGTCTACAGAACGGAAGTCAGCCTTGAGGAATACTTAGCCTATACAACGGAAGAAAGCGAGAAGATGAAGGTGCAACAGTATGCCGAAAAATACGGGAGTATGGAAAAGGGGATAGCTATCCTAGCAAATGAACTGAAAAACGAATAG
- a CDS encoding conjugal transfer protein TraI, translating to MKKLMIYMPASMIVLMVSLPSQKANAQLAIMEVIKAGVKKVIKAVDLKIQRMQNETIWLQNAQKVMENQLSKVKLGEIAKWTEKQKELYSKYYTDLWKVKAAITYYQRIKDITRKQVMLVEEYKKAWDLASQDKNFTSSDLDYMKSVYTGILKDSAKNLDQILLVVNSFKTQMSDAKRLELINAAADRIETNFTDLRQFNSNNILMSLQRSKTLTEVKQVQELYGIEVD from the coding sequence ATGAAGAAATTAATGATTTATATGCCTGCAAGTATGATCGTGCTTATGGTTTCCTTGCCATCACAAAAAGCAAATGCACAACTGGCGATCATGGAGGTAATCAAAGCAGGGGTTAAAAAAGTGATCAAAGCCGTGGATCTAAAAATTCAGCGAATGCAGAATGAGACCATCTGGTTGCAGAACGCACAGAAAGTAATGGAAAACCAATTATCTAAGGTCAAACTGGGTGAGATAGCAAAGTGGACGGAAAAGCAAAAGGAGCTTTATAGTAAATACTATACGGATTTGTGGAAGGTGAAGGCTGCAATCACTTACTATCAACGGATTAAGGACATCACGAGAAAGCAGGTGATGCTTGTTGAAGAATATAAGAAAGCTTGGGACTTGGCCAGTCAAGACAAAAATTTCACCAGCAGCGACTTGGACTATATGAAAAGTGTCTACACCGGTATTTTAAAAGATAGTGCTAAGAACCTAGATCAAATATTGCTGGTTGTAAACTCCTTCAAGACACAAATGAGCGACGCCAAACGATTGGAGCTTATTAACGCTGCTGCAGATCGGATCGAAACGAACTTTACGGATCTCCGTCAGTTCAATTCGAATAATATTCTGATGAGTCTGCAGCGGTCAAAAACCTTGACAGAAGTAAAGCAAGTTCAGGAACTGTATGGTATTGAAGTGGATTGA
- a CDS encoding TerB family tellurite resistance protein: protein MKGIYIMLILTGLTATANAQTAEVQQLLLNYEKLRQLKNILSDMKKGYEVVSKGYTAIKNISEGNFNIHDAFINGLSSVSPVVKNYRRVADIIRYQKSIVEEYRSAFRRFRSSGSFSVEELDYMGKVYSGLFKRSLKSLDALATVITSSKLSMTDDERLKAIDRIFAETQDKLQFLRSFNRNTMILAMQRSRESGNVESSRWLFELNPKQ, encoded by the coding sequence ATGAAAGGAATCTATATTATGTTGATACTGACCGGGCTTACTGCCACTGCGAATGCACAAACGGCAGAAGTCCAACAATTACTGCTGAATTATGAAAAACTCAGGCAGTTGAAGAACATCCTCTCTGATATGAAAAAAGGATATGAAGTTGTCAGTAAAGGCTATACGGCTATCAAAAACATATCAGAAGGAAACTTTAATATTCACGATGCATTTATAAATGGTTTATCGTCTGTAAGCCCCGTTGTTAAAAATTACCGACGGGTAGCAGATATCATACGTTATCAAAAAAGTATCGTAGAAGAATATCGAAGTGCATTTCGACGGTTCAGGTCGAGTGGATCATTTTCTGTCGAAGAGCTCGATTATATGGGGAAGGTTTATTCCGGCTTGTTCAAAAGAAGCCTGAAAAGTTTAGATGCATTGGCGACTGTTATTACTTCTTCCAAATTAAGCATGACGGATGATGAACGTTTGAAGGCGATCGACCGGATATTTGCAGAAACCCAGGATAAGCTCCAGTTTCTTCGATCCTTCAACCGCAATACCATGATTCTTGCTATGCAGCGAAGCAGAGAATCTGGTAACGTAGAATCTTCACGATGGCTGTTTGAATTGAACCCAAAACAATAA
- the traJ gene encoding conjugative transposon protein TraJ, translating into MNNSKIMIISLMVIGLLLPFNLFAQGLASDISGLQGVLNQVYNDMLPLASKLIGVARGIAGFAALWYIASRVWRQIASAEPLDFYPLLRPFALGLAILLFPSVISVMNGVLQPVVDATSGMVSDSNKAISVLLERKEEAVKNTRSWDMYVGETGSGDREKWYKYTHPEEALGEGENFFESISNDMKFWMDKQSYNFRNSIKQWMSEVLQVLYQAAALCINTIRTFCLIVLAILGPLVFGFAVFDGFQHTLTVWLARYINVFLWLPIANIFSSILGKIQENMLKLDISQVEGAGDTFFSSTDTAYLIFMVIGIAGYFTVPNIANYVVHAGGGNGLLHKVNSVIISSSNTIMSTGSAAGGMMADALGNQKGSMQQGMASFGQSSGYFDNNESSQSKFQEDRISGKNN; encoded by the coding sequence ATGAATAATTCAAAGATTATGATCATCAGTCTGATGGTCATTGGATTGCTATTGCCTTTTAATCTGTTCGCACAAGGTTTGGCAAGTGATATATCTGGACTGCAAGGTGTTCTGAATCAGGTATACAATGACATGTTGCCACTTGCCAGTAAGTTGATTGGCGTGGCTAGAGGGATCGCAGGTTTTGCCGCGTTGTGGTACATCGCTTCGAGGGTCTGGCGACAGATAGCATCTGCTGAACCCTTAGATTTCTACCCTTTGTTACGCCCGTTTGCTTTGGGGTTGGCAATCTTGCTTTTCCCTTCGGTGATATCTGTAATGAACGGTGTGCTCCAGCCGGTCGTGGATGCGACCTCGGGGATGGTGAGCGATTCGAATAAAGCCATATCGGTCTTGTTGGAACGGAAAGAGGAAGCTGTTAAAAACACAAGATCCTGGGATATGTATGTCGGCGAAACGGGGTCGGGCGACCGGGAGAAGTGGTATAAATACACCCATCCGGAAGAAGCACTTGGTGAGGGAGAAAATTTCTTTGAGAGCATCAGCAATGACATGAAGTTCTGGATGGATAAGCAATCTTACAACTTTCGAAACTCGATCAAACAATGGATGAGCGAAGTGCTACAGGTTTTGTACCAAGCTGCTGCTCTCTGTATCAATACCATACGGACTTTTTGCCTGATTGTTCTGGCGATCTTGGGTCCGTTGGTTTTCGGCTTTGCAGTCTTTGACGGATTTCAACATACATTGACCGTGTGGTTGGCTAGGTACATCAATGTGTTTCTTTGGCTACCCATAGCCAATATTTTCAGTTCAATCTTGGGTAAGATTCAGGAGAACATGTTGAAATTGGACATCTCACAGGTAGAGGGGGCTGGTGACACATTTTTCAGCTCGACCGATACTGCCTATCTGATTTTTATGGTTATCGGTATTGCTGGATATTTCACCGTGCCGAATATTGCCAATTATGTCGTTCACGCAGGTGGTGGGAATGGACTGCTTCATAAAGTAAACTCGGTTATCATAAGTTCATCGAATACGATCATGTCCACGGGGAGTGCAGCTGGTGGCATGATGGCCGATGCTCTCGGAAACCAAAAAGGAAGCATGCAACAGGGAATGGCGTCCTTCGGTCAGTCATCAGGCTATTTCGATAATAACGAATCTTCGCAGTCAAAATTCCAAGAGGATCGTATTTCAGGGAAAAACAATTAA
- the traK gene encoding conjugative transposon protein TraK, whose translation MFQQLKNIDTAFKHVKAFTIVVIIVCLCISVFALTKSYEAIQTAQDRIYILANGKVMEAFAANRNDNIQVEARDHVETFHQYFFSLDPDDQVIETNIRNALYLADGSAKSQYDNLKEKGYYADLIAANISQSIKIDSIVLDIDQYPYMFRCYATQELTRSTSQKNRVLVTEGFLRSVSRSDNNPHGFLIEQWRIIDNSDHSLEPN comes from the coding sequence ATGTTTCAACAACTTAAGAATATAGACACAGCTTTCAAACATGTGAAAGCATTCACCATTGTGGTCATTATTGTCTGTCTATGTATTTCAGTTTTCGCTTTGACAAAGAGCTATGAAGCGATACAGACAGCACAGGATCGGATTTACATACTTGCAAACGGGAAGGTGATGGAAGCCTTCGCTGCGAATAGGAATGACAACATACAGGTAGAAGCCCGCGACCATGTAGAGACTTTTCACCAGTACTTCTTTTCGCTCGACCCTGATGATCAGGTCATCGAAACCAATATTCGAAATGCGCTTTATCTCGCAGATGGATCAGCAAAATCACAATACGACAATCTAAAAGAGAAAGGATATTATGCGGATTTGATTGCGGCCAATATCAGTCAAAGTATAAAGATTGATAGTATCGTGCTTGATATCGATCAATACCCATACATGTTTCGATGCTATGCTACACAAGAATTGACGAGATCAACATCGCAAAAAAACCGGGTTCTGGTAACGGAAGGTTTCTTGAGAAGCGTGAGCAGGTCAGATAATAACCCACATGGTTTTTTAATCGAACAGTGGCGAATAATCGATAACAGTGATCACTCTCTAGAACCGAATTAA
- the traM gene encoding conjugative transposon protein TraM has translation MKTQQSEETKRRRRFLLILPLLVFPFVTMGFWAMGGGTGTGDFSNHKDRSSLSTELPEAKFNEQEDKDKFSLYEALERKKEEQLKAKKEDVFNSLAFRDSGQEEDSNEILINEKLQAINEELDRQAVDEADVSSFGASNTKNASAADMGADVERLENLMMSFQDTEGEDKEMAQLNVILDKILKIQNPGVSAEQTEQQAFHNADAKQMPQVRVADSTDIHAYQSNMNKHGAGNTIHAVIHETADIVSGSVIKLRLLDTIVVNDVLIPKNDFIYGVASIRDERLNIDIPSLRYKNSILTVSLSAYDLDGLEGLYIPGAITRDATKTGVNDAVQSVQLLTMDNSLSDQAANAGVQAAKGLFGKKVKQIRIKVKAGYELLLRDNNL, from the coding sequence ATGAAAACACAACAATCAGAAGAAACCAAACGTAGACGCAGGTTTCTGTTAATACTCCCTTTGCTCGTATTTCCTTTTGTCACGATGGGTTTTTGGGCAATGGGAGGAGGGACAGGTACGGGAGATTTTTCGAATCATAAAGACCGTTCATCATTGAGTACCGAATTGCCAGAAGCGAAATTCAACGAACAGGAGGACAAAGACAAGTTCAGTCTATACGAGGCATTAGAAAGGAAGAAAGAAGAACAGTTGAAAGCAAAGAAGGAGGATGTATTTAATTCTCTAGCTTTTCGAGACTCTGGACAAGAAGAAGACTCCAACGAAATACTGATCAATGAGAAGCTTCAGGCGATCAACGAAGAATTGGATCGACAGGCTGTAGATGAAGCGGATGTTTCTTCCTTTGGTGCATCAAATACTAAAAATGCGTCGGCTGCGGATATGGGTGCTGATGTTGAACGCCTTGAGAACCTGATGATGAGCTTTCAGGATACGGAGGGCGAGGATAAAGAAATGGCACAATTGAACGTGATCTTGGACAAAATCTTGAAAATACAAAATCCAGGCGTCTCAGCTGAGCAGACAGAGCAGCAGGCGTTTCACAATGCCGATGCTAAACAAATGCCTCAGGTTCGTGTTGCCGATTCCACGGATATCCATGCGTATCAGTCTAACATGAATAAGCACGGAGCTGGGAATACAATTCATGCCGTAATTCATGAAACTGCTGATATTGTCTCAGGTTCTGTGATTAAGCTCAGGTTACTTGATACGATCGTTGTCAACGATGTGTTGATCCCGAAGAATGATTTCATTTACGGGGTTGCTTCAATTCGTGATGAACGGTTGAATATCGATATTCCTTCACTCCGCTATAAAAATTCAATTCTGACGGTATCCTTATCTGCCTATGATCTCGACGGTTTGGAGGGTCTGTACATTCCAGGTGCGATTACCCGCGACGCTACGAAAACGGGAGTAAACGATGCAGTGCAAAGCGTTCAGCTTTTAACCATGGATAATTCGCTATCTGACCAAGCGGCAAATGCCGGTGTTCAGGCTGCGAAAGGGCTTTTTGGCAAAAAGGTAAAGCAGATACGGATAAAAGTAAAAGCCGGGTATGAACTCTTATTGCGGGACAATAATCTTTAA
- a CDS encoding DUF4138 domain-containing protein, whose product MKIIIYLIPVFLGLFGDVFARTPAHFNPWSLGLSHASDSAFISKGITDKSIDEVTKKVFRRPVFHRISKDKNGKVKAKVGDIAVSDNTLFYKVRLMNQSNINFDIDFIRFSIRDLNVAKRTVTQERKLTTVSSYGVFDRTIEGNTRGQIVFALEKFAIAKDQALFIEIYEKKGGRHLYLKIKRSDIENARSVK is encoded by the coding sequence ATGAAAATTATAATCTATTTAATTCCAGTGTTTTTGGGATTGTTTGGTGACGTGTTTGCACGGACGCCCGCTCACTTTAACCCTTGGTCATTAGGACTCAGCCATGCTTCGGATTCAGCTTTTATCTCAAAAGGGATTACGGACAAGAGTATAGACGAGGTCACTAAGAAAGTTTTCCGTCGTCCAGTATTTCATCGAATCAGTAAAGACAAGAACGGAAAGGTCAAGGCGAAAGTCGGTGATATTGCTGTTTCCGATAATACACTTTTTTATAAAGTAAGGTTGATGAATCAATCGAACATCAATTTTGATATTGACTTCATCCGTTTTTCTATCCGCGATCTGAACGTCGCAAAACGAACGGTGACCCAAGAAAGAAAATTAACCACAGTGTCTTCTTACGGAGTATTCGACAGAACGATTGAGGGGAATACAAGAGGACAGATTGTCTTCGCACTGGAAAAGTTTGCCATTGCAAAAGACCAAGCGCTTTTCATTGAAATCTACGAAAAGAAAGGAGGGAGGCATCTGTATCTAAAAATCAAAAGGTCCGATATCGAAAATGCAAGATCAGTCAAATGA
- a CDS encoding ImmA/IrrE family metallo-endopeptidase, translated as MAISQKADSITKSFINEVFSNKSNLDLPINIESVVKSLGIDLVNYTFDDDISGVLVLNDPQPTIGVNQAHSKVRKRFTIAHELGHYILHKDQGNMFMDKVLFRKSSEGYTVKDEKLEREANHFAANLLMPADLIKGYLAKNEIDFYEDSDIKRMAEDFGVSSSAMTYRLINLRLVDFR; from the coding sequence ATGGCTATTTCACAGAAGGCAGATAGTATTACTAAGTCATTTATCAACGAAGTTTTTAGCAACAAAAGCAATCTTGACTTGCCTATAAACATTGAAAGTGTTGTTAAAAGTTTAGGAATTGATTTAGTCAATTACACATTTGATGATGATATTTCAGGTGTCCTAGTCTTAAATGACCCTCAACCAACAATTGGAGTGAATCAAGCTCATTCTAAAGTCCGCAAAAGATTCACTATTGCTCATGAACTGGGGCATTATATTCTTCATAAAGATCAAGGGAATATGTTTATGGACAAGGTGTTGTTTCGGAAAAGCTCCGAAGGTTATACCGTGAAAGATGAAAAGCTAGAACGCGAAGCAAATCATTTTGCTGCCAATCTTTTAATGCCAGCCGATCTTATTAAAGGTTATTTAGCGAAAAACGAGATAGACTTTTATGAGGATTCAGACATTAAAAGGATGGCTGAGGATTTTGGAGTCAGCTCTTCGGCGATGACCTACCGGTTGATCAATTTGAGATTGGTTGATTTTAGGTAG
- a CDS encoding helix-turn-helix domain-containing protein — MNSEEQFYIELGAKIASIRNDKNINQEVLAEFLKLSRSSVANIEKGRQRPGIITLALIANFLKVGVSDLIPGINKIDISDLRLRGADIQEEDHAQKESLNNFLQALRRDK, encoded by the coding sequence ATGAATAGCGAAGAACAATTTTATATTGAATTAGGAGCTAAGATTGCCTCGATTAGGAATGATAAAAACATCAATCAGGAGGTTTTGGCTGAATTCCTAAAGTTGTCTAGATCGTCAGTTGCAAATATCGAAAAGGGACGTCAAAGACCCGGTATAATAACACTCGCCTTAATAGCAAATTTTTTAAAGGTGGGCGTATCTGATTTAATACCGGGGATCAACAAAATAGACATTAGCGACCTACGCCTTCGAGGCGCAGATATACAAGAAGAAGATCATGCTCAAAAAGAATCCTTAAACAACTTTTTACAAGCATTAAGGAGAGACAAATAA
- a CDS encoding multiubiquitin domain-containing protein: protein MKNLKLIIEDQQFEWSQQYITGLEVKEKVGAPPESDLFLAIKEPWEDEPISNETDVNLARPGIEKFFFKNAYYFTLNEEKYRSFRTKVTGTELLNIVGIVDTRCYSLYQKLKGCDFEKVSPDDTINLSNPGIERFITKDADTFVYTVDGEHEMTDKKQLSANDILLKADIDPNSHYLVLRTTNDEIDYAWNPDESIKMDCKGMEFESRVWEKLINIEEYGKVCRSVPPARSYQIKIDKQYHIIHGRYISQEKLIELGGKPNVKYDVYKFLSKNPKPVKIAIGEKVDLLELCLVRFVLQPKEQTEGMGVRKQFLLPAEDVETLKKMGLEWETITLGAHWVIIYDYPIPEGYNIRKADVALMIPPTYPATQIDMAYFYPALSKSNNRRIGAITNQGIDGRTFQRWSRHRQAGQWTPGVDCIATHLCLVDNWLINDLKK from the coding sequence ATGAAAAATTTGAAATTAATTATAGAAGACCAGCAATTCGAATGGTCACAGCAATATATTACAGGCTTAGAGGTGAAAGAAAAAGTAGGGGCTCCACCCGAATCCGACTTGTTTCTTGCCATCAAAGAACCGTGGGAAGACGAACCTATCTCAAATGAGACAGACGTAAACCTCGCACGCCCTGGAATAGAGAAATTCTTCTTCAAGAATGCATATTACTTTACCTTGAACGAAGAGAAATACCGTTCATTCAGGACGAAAGTAACAGGAACCGAACTCCTTAATATTGTAGGGATAGTCGATACAAGGTGCTATTCCCTGTACCAAAAATTGAAGGGGTGTGACTTCGAGAAAGTTAGCCCAGATGATACCATAAACCTAAGCAATCCCGGTATCGAGCGGTTCATCACAAAAGATGCTGACACTTTTGTCTACACCGTCGACGGAGAGCATGAAATGACGGACAAAAAACAACTGTCCGCAAATGATATTCTACTAAAGGCAGATATTGACCCGAACTCACATTACCTTGTCCTTAGAACGACAAATGATGAAATCGATTATGCTTGGAATCCTGACGAATCCATCAAAATGGATTGCAAAGGAATGGAGTTCGAATCCAGAGTATGGGAAAAATTGATCAATATCGAGGAGTATGGTAAGGTGTGTAGATCCGTACCTCCTGCTCGAAGCTACCAAATCAAAATCGACAAGCAATATCACATCATACATGGTCGGTACATCTCCCAAGAAAAACTTATCGAGTTGGGCGGTAAACCAAACGTAAAGTATGATGTGTACAAGTTCCTAAGCAAAAATCCAAAACCAGTGAAAATAGCTATAGGGGAAAAGGTCGATTTATTAGAGCTGTGCCTAGTCAGGTTCGTGCTACAACCGAAGGAGCAAACCGAAGGCATGGGTGTGCGTAAACAGTTCCTCCTGCCGGCTGAAGATGTGGAAACATTGAAAAAAATGGGCCTTGAATGGGAGACAATCACCTTGGGAGCTCATTGGGTAATCATTTACGATTACCCAATCCCTGAGGGGTACAACATCCGTAAAGCTGATGTAGCATTGATGATCCCTCCGACCTATCCCGCTACACAGATTGACATGGCTTATTTCTACCCTGCATTATCCAAATCGAACAACAGGCGGATAGGAGCTATAACAAATCAGGGGATAGATGGTAGGACGTTCCAAAGGTGGTCCCGGCACAGACAAGCAGGTCAATGGACTCCTGGTGTCGATTGTATTGCAACGCACCTTTGCCTAGTCGATAACTGGTTAATCAACGATTTAAAAAAGTAG